The Streptomyces camelliae genome window below encodes:
- a CDS encoding glycoside hydrolase family 127 protein translates to MTPPLGRRSFLTAAGATAAALTVTDAVAAHAAPHRTGAPRRQAAQVQPFPLTAVTLLAGPFQDNQRRNTAYLRFVDIDRLLHTFRRNVGLPSTAQSCGGWEAPSVELRGHSTGHLLSGLALAYANTGDTALRDKGRSLVAALAACQAASPSAGYGKGYLSAFPESFFDRLEAGTGVWAPYYTIHKIMSGLVEQYRLAGNSQALDVVLHLAQWVDSRTGKLSYAQMQQVLETEFGGMNDVLADLHTITGDAVWLDVAERFTHARVFDPLAAGQDQLAGLHANTQIPKMVGAMRLWQEGLTDRYRTIAQNFWQIVTDHHSYVIGGNSNGEAFHEPDVVAGQLSNGTCENCNSYNMLKLTRLLHFENPDRTDLLDYYERTLFNQMLGEQDPDSAHGFNIYYTGLGPGSFKQQPSFMGTDPNAYSTDYDNFSCDHGTGMETQAKFADTIYTHDGQRLLVNLFIPSEVHWQEQGITWRQTTRLPDSASTVLTVTAGSARHELLVRIPAWASGASVRLNGRTVKSRLAAGSWQSLDRVWKTGDQVEVTLPMRTTVEATPDDPDVQAVLHGPVVLAGAYGTTQSRSMPRLNPGTIRQTSADPLRFTATADDETVTLLPIARVHHQYYNVYWLTGRPPSPPPAFAAWHRFDETSGTTAADATGNGKTATLTGGASWTQGHLADAVALDGTDGHVALADDLLAGASAYSVATWVNLAGQPATWSRIFDFGTGVSANMFLTPLSDAGTLRYAITTSGGGAEQRIDAGPLPTDRWVHVAVTYGDGTAVLYADGREVGRNTAVSVEPRDFGNHIRANYIGRSQYPDPYLKATVDDFRVYGKTLTAAEVTALAGA, encoded by the coding sequence GTGACCCCACCCCTCGGCAGACGCTCCTTCCTGACCGCGGCCGGCGCCACCGCGGCGGCCCTGACGGTGACCGACGCCGTCGCCGCCCACGCGGCACCCCACCGGACCGGAGCGCCGCGCCGGCAGGCCGCCCAGGTACAGCCCTTCCCGCTCACCGCGGTGACCCTGCTGGCCGGGCCGTTCCAGGACAACCAGCGTCGCAACACCGCCTACTTGCGTTTCGTCGACATCGACCGGCTGCTGCACACCTTCCGGCGGAACGTCGGCCTGCCCAGCACCGCCCAGTCCTGCGGCGGCTGGGAGGCGCCGAGCGTCGAGCTGCGCGGGCACTCCACCGGGCATCTGCTCTCCGGTCTCGCCCTCGCCTACGCGAACACGGGCGACACCGCGCTGCGCGACAAGGGCCGCAGCCTCGTCGCTGCGCTGGCCGCCTGCCAGGCCGCGTCACCGTCGGCCGGTTACGGCAAGGGGTATCTGTCGGCGTTCCCGGAGAGCTTCTTCGACCGGCTGGAGGCCGGAACGGGCGTCTGGGCGCCGTACTACACGATCCACAAGATCATGTCGGGCTTGGTCGAGCAGTACCGGCTGGCCGGGAACAGTCAGGCCCTCGACGTGGTGCTGCACCTCGCGCAGTGGGTCGACAGCCGGACCGGCAAGCTGAGTTACGCGCAGATGCAGCAGGTGCTGGAGACCGAGTTCGGCGGGATGAACGACGTCCTCGCCGATCTGCACACGATCACCGGGGACGCCGTCTGGCTGGACGTCGCCGAACGCTTCACCCACGCCCGGGTCTTCGACCCCCTGGCCGCCGGCCAGGACCAGCTCGCGGGGCTGCACGCCAACACCCAGATCCCGAAGATGGTCGGCGCGATGCGGCTGTGGCAGGAGGGCCTGACCGACCGGTACCGCACCATCGCCCAGAACTTCTGGCAGATCGTCACCGATCACCACTCGTACGTCATCGGCGGCAACAGCAACGGCGAGGCCTTCCACGAACCGGACGTCGTCGCGGGGCAGTTGTCCAACGGTACCTGCGAGAACTGCAACAGCTACAACATGCTCAAGCTGACCCGGCTGCTGCACTTCGAGAACCCGGACCGCACCGACCTGCTCGACTACTACGAACGCACCCTGTTCAACCAGATGCTCGGCGAGCAGGACCCGGACTCGGCGCACGGCTTCAACATCTACTACACGGGCCTCGGCCCGGGTTCATTCAAGCAACAGCCGTCGTTCATGGGGACGGATCCCAACGCGTACTCGACCGACTACGACAACTTCTCCTGCGATCACGGCACCGGCATGGAGACCCAGGCGAAGTTCGCGGACACGATCTACACGCACGACGGACAGCGGCTGCTGGTCAACCTGTTCATCCCCTCGGAGGTGCACTGGCAGGAGCAGGGCATCACCTGGCGGCAGACCACCCGGCTGCCCGACTCCGCCTCGACCGTCCTCACCGTCACCGCCGGAAGCGCGCGGCACGAGCTGCTGGTACGCATCCCGGCCTGGGCCTCCGGAGCGAGCGTCAGACTGAACGGCCGTACGGTCAAGAGCCGCCTGGCGGCAGGTAGTTGGCAGAGCCTCGACCGCGTCTGGAAGACCGGCGACCAGGTCGAGGTCACCCTGCCGATGCGGACGACCGTCGAGGCCACCCCCGACGACCCGGACGTCCAGGCCGTCCTGCACGGTCCGGTGGTGCTGGCCGGGGCGTACGGCACCACGCAGAGCCGCTCGATGCCCCGGCTGAACCCCGGCACCATCCGGCAGACGTCGGCCGACCCCCTGCGGTTCACGGCGACGGCCGACGACGAGACGGTGACGCTGCTGCCCATCGCCCGGGTCCACCACCAGTACTACAACGTCTACTGGCTGACCGGCCGACCCCCGTCCCCACCACCGGCGTTCGCCGCCTGGCACCGTTTCGACGAGACGTCCGGCACGACGGCCGCCGACGCCACCGGGAACGGGAAGACGGCGACCCTGACCGGCGGAGCCTCCTGGACGCAGGGACACCTCGCGGACGCCGTCGCCCTGGACGGCACGGACGGCCATGTCGCCCTCGCCGACGACCTGCTGGCGGGCGCCTCCGCCTACTCGGTCGCCACCTGGGTCAACCTCGCCGGGCAACCGGCCACCTGGAGCCGGATCTTCGACTTCGGCACCGGCGTGAGCGCCAACATGTTCCTCACCCCGCTCAGCGACGCGGGAACCCTGCGCTACGCGATCACCACGAGCGGCGGCGGCGCGGAGCAGCGCATCGACGCCGGCCCGCTGCCGACGGACCGCTGGGTCCATGTGGCCGTCACCTACGGCGACGGGACGGCCGTGCTGTACGCCGACGGCCGCGAAGTGGGCCGCAACACGGCCGTCTCCGTCGAGCCCCGCGACTTCGGCAATCACATCCGGGCCAACTACATCGGCCGGTCGCAGTACCCGGACCCGTATCTGAAGGCGACGGTCGACGACTTCCGGGTCTACGGCAAGACTCTGACCGCGGCCGAGGTCACGGCCCTGGCCGGCGCCTAG
- a CDS encoding PucR family transcriptional regulator: protein MGLQNVGAALRGRLPELGVRMAERIRAEVESYADDALIPFASLRESCEDNADLLLGRFAYGSEPDVGAAVQTGRLRAEQGVPLADTLHAYRVGFGLFWSEVVDEARRHPDVTDADLVAGSSEVWALFGRYAEAVAAAYREASAELALQREARRSALAEALFTGALADRTTPWEAARQLGLPERGPYAVVAAAVPDPGQEPLPGIEAALLRSGVSSVWRLLPDQQIGLVSLAHRDSESVSLRALRRHRARVGVSPRFDSLRDTPQALGFARLALAGPPGDGPGVTRFDDSPLTMLVAAAPAEASRLVEVALGPVLALPQAERGRLLRTLGHWFTAGGVAADAADRLFVHSNTVRYRLRRIEELTGRSLSDPSTLADLGAALYALRLLPS, encoded by the coding sequence ATGGGTCTGCAGAATGTGGGCGCGGCGTTGCGTGGCCGCCTCCCGGAGCTGGGCGTGCGGATGGCCGAGCGCATCCGGGCGGAGGTCGAGTCGTACGCGGACGACGCGCTGATCCCCTTCGCGTCGCTCAGGGAGTCCTGCGAGGACAACGCCGATCTGCTCCTCGGCCGGTTCGCCTACGGCAGCGAGCCCGATGTGGGCGCCGCGGTGCAGACCGGGCGCCTGCGCGCGGAGCAGGGGGTGCCGCTGGCGGACACGCTCCACGCCTACCGGGTCGGTTTCGGGCTGTTCTGGTCGGAGGTGGTCGACGAGGCCCGTCGGCATCCGGACGTCACGGACGCCGACCTGGTGGCCGGTTCCTCGGAGGTGTGGGCCCTGTTCGGCCGGTACGCGGAGGCGGTGGCGGCCGCGTACCGGGAGGCCAGCGCGGAGCTGGCGCTGCAGCGCGAGGCACGCCGGTCGGCGCTGGCCGAGGCGCTGTTCACAGGCGCGCTCGCGGACCGTACGACGCCGTGGGAGGCGGCCCGGCAGCTCGGTCTGCCGGAGCGTGGCCCGTACGCGGTCGTGGCCGCCGCCGTGCCGGATCCCGGTCAGGAGCCACTGCCCGGCATCGAGGCGGCGCTGCTCCGGTCCGGGGTGTCGTCGGTCTGGCGGCTGCTGCCGGACCAGCAGATCGGGCTGGTCTCGCTCGCGCACCGGGATTCGGAGTCGGTGAGCCTGCGGGCGCTGCGCCGGCATCGCGCCCGGGTCGGGGTCAGCCCGCGCTTCGACTCGCTGCGAGACACCCCGCAGGCGCTGGGCTTCGCGCGGCTGGCCCTGGCCGGACCGCCCGGTGACGGGCCGGGAGTCACGCGCTTCGACGACAGTCCGCTGACCATGCTGGTCGCCGCGGCGCCGGCGGAGGCGAGCCGGCTGGTCGAGGTCGCCCTGGGTCCGGTGCTCGCCCTGCCGCAGGCGGAACGGGGGCGGCTGCTGCGGACGCTGGGCCACTGGTTCACCGCGGGCGGCGTGGCAGCCGACGCGGCGGACCGTCTCTTCGTCCACTCCAACACCGTCCGCTACCGGCTTCGCCGCATCGAGGAGCTGACGGGCCGCTCCCTCTCGGACCCGTCCACGCTGGCCGACCTGGGCGCCGCGCTGTACGCCTTGCGGCTGCTGCCGTCCTGA
- a CDS encoding glycosyltransferase family 2 protein, whose protein sequence is MTTTSTDVDVVLPCLDEAEALPWVLGRIPAGWRALVVDNGSTDGSPDIARALGATVVHEPRRGFGAACHAGLTAATGDIVCFCDCDASLDPGLLEPFVRQVHEGAADLVLGRRRPQGRGAWPAHARAGNLALARMLRRRTGLRLHDLGPLRAARREALLALDLTDRRSGYPLQMVVRAADAGWRITERDVPYRPRTGTSKVTGTWRGTWQAVRDMSRVLAEAPAEGRSVR, encoded by the coding sequence GTGACGACCACTTCCACGGACGTCGACGTGGTGCTGCCCTGTCTGGACGAGGCCGAGGCCCTGCCCTGGGTGCTCGGCCGGATCCCGGCCGGCTGGCGCGCCCTCGTCGTCGACAACGGTTCCACCGACGGCTCCCCCGACATCGCCCGCGCGCTCGGCGCGACGGTGGTGCACGAGCCACGGCGCGGCTTCGGCGCCGCCTGCCACGCGGGACTGACCGCGGCCACCGGCGACATCGTGTGCTTCTGCGACTGCGACGCCTCCCTCGATCCCGGGCTGCTCGAACCCTTCGTGCGGCAGGTCCACGAGGGCGCGGCCGACCTGGTGCTCGGCCGGCGCCGGCCGCAGGGGCGGGGCGCCTGGCCGGCGCACGCCCGGGCGGGCAATCTCGCCCTGGCCCGGATGCTGCGCCGCCGTACCGGGCTGCGCCTGCACGACCTGGGCCCGCTGCGCGCGGCCCGCCGCGAGGCGCTGCTCGCGCTGGACCTCACCGACCGGCGCAGCGGCTATCCGCTCCAGATGGTCGTCCGCGCGGCCGACGCCGGCTGGCGCATCACCGAGCGCGACGTGCCGTACCGGCCGCGCACCGGCACCTCCAAGGTCACCGGCACCTGGCGGGGCACCTGGCAGGCGGTGCGGGACATGAGCCGCGTGCTGGCCGAAGCCCCGGCCGAGGGGAGGTCCGTACGGTGA
- a CDS encoding class I SAM-dependent DNA methyltransferase has product MEQKDIWDAATARRYDTPGTGMFAPEVLEPTVARLAELAGGGAALEFAIGTGRVAVPLAERGVPVTGIELSEPMVERLRTKADAAAIPVVIGDMATTAAPGTYRLVYLVYNTISNLLTQAEQVECFRNAARHLGPGGRFVIELWVPELRTLPPGKTATVWRADAGYIGLDTYDVLDQRVVSHHVRFDDTERAELYRSPHRYIWPAELDLMAQLAGFELESRHADWEGGAFTAESRSHVSVYRLPAP; this is encoded by the coding sequence ATGGAGCAGAAGGACATCTGGGACGCCGCCACCGCCCGGCGCTACGACACACCAGGTACCGGGATGTTCGCACCGGAGGTCCTGGAGCCCACGGTGGCGCGGCTCGCCGAACTGGCGGGCGGCGGAGCGGCGCTGGAGTTCGCGATCGGGACCGGACGCGTCGCCGTCCCGCTCGCCGAGCGTGGAGTCCCCGTCACCGGCATCGAGTTGTCCGAGCCGATGGTGGAGCGACTGCGGACCAAGGCCGACGCGGCGGCGATCCCCGTGGTCATCGGCGACATGGCGACGACCGCCGCCCCGGGGACGTACCGCCTCGTCTACCTCGTCTACAACACGATCTCCAATCTGCTCACCCAGGCCGAGCAGGTCGAGTGCTTCCGCAACGCCGCCCGCCATCTCGGCCCCGGCGGCCGCTTCGTGATCGAGCTGTGGGTGCCCGAGCTGCGCACCCTCCCGCCGGGCAAGACAGCCACCGTCTGGCGCGCCGACGCCGGCTACATCGGCCTCGACACCTACGACGTCCTCGACCAGCGCGTCGTGTCGCACCACGTCCGCTTCGACGACACCGAGCGCGCCGAGCTGTACCGCAGCCCGCATCGCTACATCTGGCCGGCCGAACTCGACCTCATGGCCCAACTGGCCGGATTCGAGCTGGAGTCCCGGCACGCCGACTGGGAGGGCGGCGCGTTCACCGCCGAGTCGCGTTCGCATGTGTCGGTGTACCGGCTTCCGGCGCCCTGA
- a CDS encoding long-chain-fatty-acid--CoA ligase produces MANLADFLVDTARRLPDRPALRLGPVTTTYAELDRLSAQAAALLRTEGLRTGDRVALMLPNVPEFVVLYYAVLRAGGIVVPMNPLLKERETAYHLRDSGAVLLFEWHQAPGEGGAGAAAAGVRHLAVEPAVFAAELARLEPRYEVAPAAGDDIAVLLYTSGTTGRPKGAALTHAGLRHNTEVNVTEVQRLTGEDVIVGCLPLFHIFGQTCTMNVAVRSGAALTLVPRFEPATVLDAIARDRATVFEGVPTMYAALLQHPGAAEADVSSLRMCISGGASLPVEVLHGFERRFGCMVLEGFGMSETSPVVSFNHPDRPRKPGSVGTPIRDVEVRLLDETGRDVAPGETGELAVRGPNVMKEYWNRPEETAATIPDGWLRTGDLARRDEDGYLYIVDRKKDLIIRGGYNVYPREIEEVLHEHPAVALAAVLGVPDERLGEEVAAAVVLRPGARADTEELQRFVRDRVAAYKYPRQVWLTDALPMGPSGKILKREITAPAS; encoded by the coding sequence ATGGCCAATCTGGCGGACTTTCTGGTGGACACGGCGCGGCGCCTGCCCGACCGTCCGGCGCTGCGCCTGGGGCCGGTGACCACCACCTACGCCGAACTGGACCGGCTCAGCGCCCAGGCCGCCGCCCTGCTGCGCACCGAGGGCCTGCGCACCGGCGACCGGGTCGCGCTGATGCTCCCGAACGTGCCCGAGTTCGTCGTCCTGTACTACGCCGTCCTGCGCGCCGGCGGCATCGTCGTACCGATGAACCCGCTGCTGAAGGAGCGCGAGACCGCCTACCATCTGCGGGACTCCGGTGCCGTGCTGCTCTTCGAGTGGCACCAGGCGCCCGGCGAGGGCGGCGCGGGCGCGGCCGCCGCAGGGGTGCGGCACCTGGCGGTCGAGCCCGCCGTGTTCGCCGCCGAACTGGCGCGTCTGGAGCCGCGGTACGAGGTGGCGCCCGCCGCCGGCGACGACATCGCCGTACTGCTCTACACCTCCGGCACCACCGGCCGCCCCAAGGGCGCCGCGCTCACCCACGCCGGGCTGCGCCACAACACCGAGGTCAATGTCACCGAGGTCCAGCGGCTGACCGGCGAGGACGTGATCGTCGGCTGTCTGCCGCTGTTCCACATCTTCGGGCAGACCTGCACGATGAACGTCGCCGTCCGCAGCGGCGCCGCGCTCACCCTGGTCCCGCGCTTCGAGCCGGCCACGGTGCTCGACGCCATCGCCCGCGACCGGGCCACCGTCTTCGAGGGCGTCCCCACCATGTACGCGGCGCTGCTCCAGCACCCGGGCGCCGCCGAGGCCGATGTGTCCAGCCTGCGCATGTGCATCTCGGGCGGCGCCTCCCTGCCCGTGGAGGTCCTGCACGGGTTCGAGCGGCGCTTCGGCTGCATGGTGCTGGAGGGCTTCGGCATGTCCGAGACCAGCCCGGTCGTCTCGTTCAACCACCCCGACCGGCCGCGCAAGCCGGGTTCCGTCGGTACGCCGATCCGTGACGTCGAGGTCCGGCTGCTGGACGAGACCGGCCGGGACGTCGCGCCGGGCGAGACCGGCGAACTGGCCGTGCGCGGGCCGAACGTGATGAAGGAGTACTGGAACCGCCCCGAGGAGACGGCCGCCACCATTCCCGACGGCTGGCTGCGCACCGGCGACCTGGCCCGCCGGGACGAGGACGGCTATCTCTACATCGTGGACCGGAAGAAGGACCTGATCATCCGCGGCGGCTACAACGTCTACCCGCGCGAGATCGAGGAGGTCCTGCACGAGCACCCGGCCGTCGCCCTCGCCGCCGTCCTCGGCGTGCCCGACGAGCGGCTCGGCGAGGAGGTGGCGGCCGCGGTGGTGCTGCGCCCCGGGGCCCGGGCGGACACCGAGGAGTTGCAGCGGTTCGTCCGCGACCGGGTGGCCGCCTACAAGTACCCGCGCCAGGTCTGGCTGACCGACGCGCTGCCCATGGGCCCGAGCGGCAAGATCCTCAAGCGGGAGATCACCGCACCGGCCTCCTGA
- a CDS encoding TIGR04282 family arsenosugar biosynthesis glycosyltransferase: MTTLLVIAKEPVPGRVKTRLTPPFTPRQAALLAEAALVDTLHAVAATPATRRVLVLDGSPGDWLPPGFEVLPQCAGGLDERLADAFAHCHGPGLLIGMDTPQVTPDLLTVDLTDCDACLGPAEDGGFWALGLATPDPALLRGVPMSAPVTGAVQRERLLAAGLRVRELPRLRDVDTAADAHAVAALAPHSRFAARLADCTSVTPR, translated from the coding sequence GTGACCACGCTCCTCGTCATCGCCAAGGAACCGGTCCCGGGGCGGGTCAAGACCCGGCTGACCCCGCCGTTCACCCCGCGGCAGGCCGCTCTCCTCGCCGAGGCCGCCCTCGTCGACACCCTGCACGCGGTGGCGGCCACCCCGGCGACCCGGCGGGTCCTCGTCCTGGACGGCTCGCCGGGCGACTGGCTGCCGCCCGGCTTCGAGGTGCTGCCGCAGTGCGCGGGCGGGCTGGACGAGCGGCTGGCGGACGCCTTCGCGCACTGCCACGGCCCGGGGCTGCTCATCGGCATGGACACCCCGCAGGTCACGCCGGACCTGCTCACCGTGGATCTCACGGACTGCGACGCCTGTCTCGGCCCGGCGGAGGACGGCGGCTTCTGGGCCCTCGGTCTTGCGACGCCCGATCCCGCGCTGCTGCGGGGCGTGCCCATGTCGGCACCGGTGACCGGGGCCGTGCAGCGGGAGCGCCTGCTGGCCGCGGGACTGCGGGTGCGTGAGCTGCCCCGGCTCCGTGACGTCGACACCGCCGCCGACGCCCACGCCGTCGCCGCCCTGGCTCCCCACAGCCGGTTCGCGGCACGGCTGGCCGACTGCACATCCGTCACCCCGCGATGA
- a CDS encoding molybdopterin-dependent oxidoreductase, translating into MRDHPRLPTSPGFWRSPLRGPWFTAVLGLVLLVGVTVLFVTGLVSYAAYNPDLSRVNDMTPDKGVLGFYLFAWPTGPVWLYRFTQGLHVTLGITLVPVLLAKLWSVVPRLFALPPARSLAHALERISLLLLVGGGLFEFTTGVLNVQLDYVFPGSFYPLHFYGAWVFFAAFVAHAVLKTPTAVRAVRHRLTERSDLVPPRPDAPTVSRRGALGLVGGGSLLLFLTTVGQSLGGPFRRTALLAPHGTADPGGGPNGFQINKTAAYAGITAADSHEDNWRLVVTGRTGTVRLSRAQLLQLPQHSSSLPIACVEGWSTADQWWHGVRLRDLAALVGYDGDPPDVLVESLQRHGAFRRAALRANQVADGRSLLALFVNGEELSPDHGRPARIIVPAAPGVLNTKWVARLTFGDL; encoded by the coding sequence ATGCGCGACCATCCCCGGCTCCCCACCTCCCCAGGCTTCTGGCGCAGCCCGCTGCGCGGCCCCTGGTTCACCGCCGTGCTCGGCCTCGTCCTGCTCGTCGGCGTCACCGTGCTGTTCGTGACCGGCCTGGTGTCGTACGCCGCCTACAACCCGGACCTGTCCCGGGTGAACGACATGACACCGGACAAGGGCGTCCTGGGCTTCTACCTCTTCGCCTGGCCCACCGGCCCGGTGTGGCTGTACCGCTTCACCCAGGGCCTGCACGTCACGCTCGGCATCACCCTGGTCCCGGTGCTGCTGGCCAAGCTGTGGTCGGTGGTGCCGAGGCTGTTCGCGCTGCCGCCCGCCCGCTCCCTCGCCCACGCGCTGGAGCGGATCTCGCTGCTGTTGCTGGTCGGCGGCGGCCTGTTCGAGTTCACCACCGGGGTGCTCAACGTCCAGCTGGACTACGTCTTCCCCGGCTCCTTCTACCCGCTGCACTTCTACGGCGCCTGGGTCTTCTTCGCCGCCTTCGTGGCCCACGCCGTGCTGAAGACCCCGACCGCGGTACGAGCCGTACGGCACCGGCTGACGGAGAGGAGCGACCTGGTCCCGCCGCGTCCCGACGCGCCCACGGTGTCCCGGCGGGGCGCGCTCGGACTGGTCGGCGGCGGCTCTCTGCTGCTGTTCCTGACCACGGTCGGACAGAGTCTCGGCGGGCCCTTCCGGCGTACGGCCCTGCTCGCGCCGCACGGCACGGCCGACCCCGGTGGCGGCCCGAACGGCTTCCAGATCAACAAGACCGCCGCCTACGCCGGGATCACCGCGGCCGACAGCCATGAGGACAACTGGCGCCTCGTCGTCACCGGCCGCACCGGCACCGTCCGGCTCAGCCGCGCCCAGCTGCTCCAACTGCCGCAACACAGCTCGTCGTTGCCCATCGCGTGCGTCGAGGGATGGTCGACCGCCGACCAGTGGTGGCACGGGGTGCGGCTGCGCGACCTCGCGGCGCTCGTCGGGTACGACGGTGATCCGCCGGACGTGCTCGTGGAGTCCCTGCAACGCCACGGCGCCTTCCGCCGCGCGGCCCTGCGCGCCAACCAGGTGGCCGACGGGCGCTCACTGCTCGCCCTGTTCGTCAACGGCGAGGAACTGTCCCCCGACCACGGCCGGCCGGCGCGGATCATCGTGCCCGCGGCACCCGGTGTGCTCAACACCAAGTGGGTGGCCCGGCTGACCTTCGGAGACTTGTGA
- the tpg gene encoding telomere-protecting terminal protein Tpg: MDTVGESLDRALEGAFTRPVPKSAQARMKYLVRQLKGTRQAAELLGVSQRTVERYVVGTLKHPRKDLAARLEHEVRQRWQPQVRARARDRAATAEGIVVSARARFGFTAAPGTTDDARLRHITQALPPRWAERLFAARDQGATESQLQRIAAEGLGEMYFRDAGRRAQGLLVEFTDVEDIDISL, from the coding sequence GTGGACACCGTCGGGGAGAGTCTGGACCGGGCGCTGGAAGGGGCGTTCACCCGTCCCGTCCCCAAGTCCGCGCAAGCCCGGATGAAGTACCTGGTACGGCAGCTCAAGGGCACCCGGCAGGCCGCCGAGCTGCTGGGTGTCTCGCAGCGCACCGTGGAGCGGTACGTGGTCGGCACGCTCAAGCACCCGCGCAAGGACCTCGCCGCGCGGCTGGAGCACGAGGTGCGGCAGCGCTGGCAGCCGCAGGTTCGGGCGCGGGCCAGGGACCGGGCCGCCACGGCAGAGGGCATCGTCGTCTCGGCGCGCGCCCGGTTCGGCTTCACCGCGGCACCGGGAACCACGGACGACGCCCGGCTGCGCCACATCACCCAGGCACTGCCACCCCGCTGGGCCGAGCGTCTCTTCGCCGCCCGCGACCAGGGCGCCACCGAGTCCCAGCTGCAGCGGATCGCCGCCGAGGGGCTGGGCGAGATGTACTTCCGCGACGCCGGCCGCCGCGCCCAGGGACTGCTGGTGGAGTTCACCGACGTCGAGGACATCGACATCTCCCTGTGA
- a CDS encoding class I SAM-dependent methyltransferase — MTGSYVAWAAAAPYAAALRTGRGPLFLRRTDGRLLPLEMERWCARADAVAAAVPDRCEGAVLDADCGPGRLVAELAARGRAVLGVDVGEAAVDHTVGLGGQARRRSVFEPLPGEGRWDTVLLMDGDIVIGVEPSVLLERVATLLRPGGLLIAETVPGRVDARAGSRWSTRSARPGPPVPRFPGRASAPRPCCGTRAGPGGGPSLSGRRAAAASPPCAPRTPAPPSAVPSRRRVRP, encoded by the coding sequence ATGACGGGCAGCTACGTCGCCTGGGCGGCAGCCGCCCCCTACGCTGCCGCGCTGCGCACCGGCCGGGGCCCGCTGTTCCTGCGCCGCACCGACGGCCGGCTGCTGCCGCTGGAGATGGAGCGCTGGTGCGCCCGCGCGGACGCCGTGGCCGCGGCCGTGCCGGACCGCTGCGAGGGCGCCGTCCTGGACGCCGACTGCGGTCCGGGCCGCCTGGTGGCGGAGCTCGCCGCCCGGGGCCGTGCCGTGCTCGGCGTCGACGTCGGCGAGGCCGCCGTCGACCACACGGTCGGCCTCGGCGGGCAGGCGCGGCGGCGCTCGGTCTTCGAGCCGTTGCCCGGCGAGGGCCGCTGGGACACCGTGCTGCTCATGGACGGCGACATCGTCATCGGCGTAGAGCCGTCCGTGCTGCTGGAGCGGGTGGCCACGCTGCTCCGCCCGGGCGGCCTGCTGATCGCCGAGACCGTGCCGGGACGCGTCGACGCACGCGCCGGGTCCAGGTGGTCGACACGGTCGGCGCGTCCCGGGCCACCGGTGCCCCGTTTCCCTGGGCGCGCCTCGGCACCCCGGCCCTGCTGCGGTACGCGCGCAGGACCGGGTGGCGGTCCGTCGCTCAGTGGTCGGCGGGCGGCCGCTGCTTCGCCGCCCTGCGCACCCCGAACGCCCGCGCCGCCATCAGCAGTGCCGAGCCGCCGAAGAGTACGGCCGTGA
- a CDS encoding DNA-binding protein, which yields MTSTTDHNDPFLPPRPDEARARRVHASLFRIAERHAATDGQRRRQTHPSVLGPHEAVRLVTFLMSGAALLDDGEPEVDHADITAALSLVPLVRAELDELEAGLIKMARGRDMTWPEVAFGLGLGTPQAARQRYERLADRTGEGEGENVDQDADTDA from the coding sequence ATGACATCGACCACCGACCACAACGACCCCTTCCTTCCGCCGCGGCCGGACGAGGCGCGCGCCCGAAGGGTCCACGCCTCCCTGTTCCGCATCGCCGAGCGGCACGCGGCGACGGACGGGCAACGGCGCCGCCAGACACACCCGTCGGTCCTCGGACCGCACGAGGCCGTCCGCCTGGTGACGTTCCTGATGAGCGGCGCCGCTCTGCTCGACGACGGGGAACCGGAGGTGGACCACGCGGACATCACGGCCGCGCTGAGCCTCGTCCCGCTGGTCCGGGCCGAACTGGACGAATTGGAGGCCGGCCTCATCAAGATGGCCCGCGGCCGGGACATGACCTGGCCCGAGGTCGCCTTCGGACTCGGCCTCGGCACCCCGCAGGCCGCGCGGCAGCGGTACGAACGCCTGGCCGACCGGACCGGCGAGGGCGAGGGCGAGAACGTGGACCAGGACGCGGACACCGACGCCTGA